A region from the uncultured Holophaga sp. genome encodes:
- a CDS encoding cadherin-like beta sandwich domain-containing protein: protein MVHRQFPRRLPMLYSKCYKQIPIVSLVLLGLVMSPGCSSGHSTHSTVQVDGNSNLASLGLSNGQLSPAFSGAVTAYQTTLYSGDGSLVLTPKAASAKATVAVNGNPLSSAGTATVALQDGANLITVVVTAEDGTATSSTLTVTRLPLTTKATVLDSINGSPAVGANLTVTDADGTVLQSGISVPDSGTLDLGLDTTQKYTLYAEASGSAQAALTAFDPAVTSTADFYCHSLGMVSFPASAPVITSLAYSADGSTWTAVADGAISDTMANIKFIKVTAVGRSGISPTAWSGFGIGINVDRLPWSYDYTAADEEAENSTAITFGDEAAYRTTDIFAVNFAGANSASHYVDVVVYDVANNRTEQRLPVTLTDVASVTSDADLSTATATLSALGLNTYGVSRNIFSLPSSDGSSSTCLGALQLSVTNAGVAQYIRGYELYRAVDAGAYTKVKTVTLPSLTLASGLTVYDSDPTLTLGKLYFYEVRAFSGNTTANGGYSPMSTPLYAKFLAPFKANLAAPAHDSVVTTLAPTFQLAISDPSLWDASTSDYFYFDLLVRDKVGNAVYSQRYRYNFVSGVFQIYSLSSGSWSTTTACTISGDHSLLSLTLPSGYLDPGTTYEWSFFGSGDGYYFTANACYFLKYFGGSTPGASTAAFGRSYGSTYEQGYGAVNGYFTFTTDPNAQ from the coding sequence ATGGTACACCGCCAATTTCCAAGGAGATTGCCCATGCTATATAGTAAATGCTACAAACAAATCCCCATTGTGTCTCTGGTCTTGCTGGGCCTTGTCATGTCGCCGGGTTGTTCGTCGGGTCATTCCACCCATTCGACGGTCCAGGTGGACGGGAACTCGAATCTGGCCAGCCTGGGCTTGTCCAACGGACAGTTGAGTCCTGCCTTCAGTGGTGCGGTGACCGCCTACCAGACCACCCTCTACTCCGGGGATGGCAGCTTGGTCCTCACGCCCAAGGCCGCAAGCGCCAAGGCAACGGTTGCCGTGAACGGCAATCCCTTGAGCAGTGCGGGCACCGCGACGGTCGCCCTGCAGGATGGGGCCAATCTGATTACTGTTGTGGTCACGGCCGAAGACGGCACGGCCACCAGCAGCACCCTGACGGTGACCCGGCTGCCCCTGACGACCAAGGCAACGGTGCTGGATTCCATCAACGGCTCTCCAGCGGTCGGCGCCAACCTGACGGTGACGGATGCCGATGGCACGGTGCTCCAGAGTGGGATCTCCGTTCCGGACTCCGGTACCCTGGACCTGGGTCTGGACACTACCCAGAAGTACACCCTCTACGCAGAGGCCAGCGGTTCGGCCCAGGCAGCGCTGACAGCCTTTGACCCTGCCGTTACCTCCACAGCAGATTTCTACTGCCACAGCCTGGGCATGGTCTCCTTCCCTGCCTCGGCTCCGGTGATCACTTCCCTGGCCTACTCAGCCGATGGCAGCACCTGGACCGCCGTGGCCGATGGTGCCATCAGCGACACCATGGCCAACATCAAGTTCATCAAGGTCACCGCGGTGGGGCGCTCGGGTATCAGCCCCACTGCATGGTCCGGTTTCGGCATCGGAATCAATGTCGATCGTTTGCCTTGGTCTTACGACTACACTGCCGCGGACGAGGAGGCGGAGAACTCAACCGCTATCACCTTCGGGGACGAGGCGGCCTACCGGACCACGGACATCTTCGCGGTCAATTTCGCTGGGGCCAACAGCGCCAGCCACTATGTGGATGTGGTGGTCTATGACGTGGCCAACAACCGCACGGAGCAGAGGTTGCCCGTGACCCTGACGGATGTGGCCTCGGTGACTTCCGACGCTGACCTCTCCACGGCCACGGCTACCTTGAGCGCACTGGGGCTCAATACCTATGGCGTCTCCCGGAATATATTCTCTCTGCCCTCCAGCGATGGGAGCAGTTCCACCTGCCTGGGGGCCCTGCAGCTGAGTGTGACCAATGCCGGGGTTGCCCAGTACATCAGGGGCTACGAGCTATACCGGGCTGTGGATGCCGGTGCCTACACCAAGGTCAAGACCGTGACCCTGCCTTCCTTGACCCTCGCCAGCGGGCTGACCGTCTATGACTCCGATCCGACCTTGACGCTGGGGAAGCTCTACTTCTACGAAGTTAGGGCCTTCAGTGGCAACACGACGGCCAACGGGGGTTACTCTCCCATGTCGACTCCGCTCTATGCCAAGTTCCTGGCCCCCTTCAAGGCCAATCTGGCGGCTCCAGCCCATGACTCGGTGGTCACCACTCTGGCGCCCACCTTCCAGCTTGCGATCTCAGATCCCAGCCTCTGGGATGCCAGCACTTCCGACTACTTCTACTTTGACCTGCTCGTTCGGGACAAGGTGGGGAATGCCGTCTACTCACAGCGCTACCGCTACAACTTCGTGAGCGGTGTCTTTCAGATCTACAGCCTCTCCAGCGGGAGCTGGTCCACGACGACCGCCTGCACCATCAGCGGGGACCATTCACTTCTGAGTCTTACGCTTCCTTCTGGGTACCTGGATCCAGGGACGACCTATGAGTGGAGCTTCTTCGGCAGCGGCGATGGGTACTACTTCACCGCCAACGCCTGCTACTTCCTGAAGTATTTCGGAGGTTCCACGCCGGGCGCTTCGACCGCGGCCTTCGGCCGCTCCTATGGCAGCACCTACGAGCAGGGCTACGGTGCGGTCAACGGCTACTTCACCTTCACCACAGACCCCAATGCCCAGTAG
- the metA gene encoding homoserine O-succinyltransferase — protein sequence MPVNIPHELPARSILEEENIFVMSEQLAAHQDIRPLRIAILNLMPTKIQTETQLLRLLSNTPLQVEITLLHMDTHQSMNKNTPQEHLETFYQTFDQVRDRYFDGLVITGAPVEQLDFEQVDYWSELVKVMAWAKTHVFSTLHVCWAAQAGLHWHFGIPKHTLDKKVFGVFAHQILDEQDPLVRGFDEVFLAPHSRHTEVRREDVASVEGLKILAESAEAGILLASADEGRLVFVTGHPEYDRLTLKSEYDRDVANGSRIEVPRGYFPNDDPSRLPPLTWRSHAHLLYANWLNYCVYQRTPFNLDAMAPQPR from the coding sequence ATGCCCGTCAACATCCCCCATGAGTTGCCCGCACGAAGCATTCTCGAAGAGGAGAACATCTTCGTGATGTCGGAGCAGCTGGCAGCACACCAGGACATCCGGCCCTTGCGCATCGCCATCCTCAATCTGATGCCCACCAAGATCCAGACGGAGACCCAGCTCCTCCGGCTCCTCAGCAACACGCCCCTCCAGGTGGAGATCACCCTTCTGCACATGGACACCCACCAGTCCATGAACAAGAACACCCCCCAGGAGCACCTGGAGACCTTCTACCAGACCTTTGACCAGGTCCGGGACCGCTACTTCGACGGTCTGGTCATCACCGGCGCCCCGGTGGAGCAGCTCGACTTCGAGCAGGTCGACTACTGGAGCGAGCTGGTGAAGGTCATGGCCTGGGCCAAGACCCATGTCTTCTCCACCCTGCATGTCTGCTGGGCGGCCCAGGCTGGGCTCCACTGGCACTTCGGCATTCCCAAGCACACCCTCGACAAGAAGGTATTCGGCGTCTTCGCCCACCAGATCCTGGATGAGCAGGACCCCTTGGTGCGGGGTTTCGACGAGGTCTTCCTGGCCCCCCACTCCAGGCATACGGAGGTCCGAAGGGAGGACGTCGCCAGCGTCGAGGGCCTCAAGATCCTCGCAGAGTCGGCTGAGGCCGGGATCCTCCTGGCCTCGGCCGATGAGGGCCGCCTGGTCTTCGTCACCGGCCACCCCGAGTACGACCGCCTGACCCTGAAGAGCGAGTACGACCGGGATGTGGCCAACGGCAGCCGCATTGAGGTGCCCAGAGGCTACTTCCCCAACGACGATCCAAGCCGTCTCCCGCCCCTCACGTGGCGCTCCCACGCCCACCTGCTCTATGCCAACTGGCTCAACTACTGCGTCTACCAGCGGACTCCCTTCAACCTCGACGCCATGGCCCCCCAGCCCCGCTGA